In the Mycolicibacterium thermoresistibile genome, one interval contains:
- a CDS encoding amidohydrolase family protein, which produces MTVTTNPRVPATERTAIRCVDSDVHPTPRRGELLPYIPEPWRSKYFLTRKVGEQIYYDAPDYAHSYAMRVDAFPPDGEFACSDPDLAFRQLIMEAGADIAILEPAAYPARTPETQHAMAVALNDWQANHWLDSHNNWHQRWRGSICLAIEAPEDSVREIERWAGHPYMAQILIKAEPRPSWGDPKYDPIWAAAAKHDITVSCHLSRSHHEELPMPPVGMPSYNHDFMVTYSLLAVNQVMSLIFDGVFDRFPNLRVVFVEHAFTWILPLMWRMDAIYEARKSWLEIKRKPSEYVKDHIKFTTQPLDYPEDKTELTRALEWMECEKILLFSSDYPHWTFDDPRWLVKHLPEHAREAVMFRNGIETYKLPETVPALEGQTRVF; this is translated from the coding sequence ATGACGGTCACAACCAATCCCCGGGTGCCGGCCACCGAACGAACCGCGATCCGGTGCGTCGACTCCGATGTCCATCCCACTCCCCGGCGCGGTGAACTGCTCCCCTACATCCCCGAGCCGTGGCGCAGCAAGTACTTCCTCACCCGCAAGGTGGGCGAGCAGATCTACTACGACGCCCCCGACTACGCGCACTCGTATGCGATGCGGGTCGACGCCTTCCCACCGGACGGCGAATTCGCGTGCAGCGACCCTGACCTGGCGTTCAGGCAGCTGATCATGGAGGCGGGCGCCGACATCGCGATCCTGGAGCCGGCCGCCTACCCGGCCCGCACCCCGGAAACCCAGCACGCCATGGCCGTGGCGCTCAACGACTGGCAGGCCAACCACTGGCTGGACAGCCACAACAACTGGCATCAGCGGTGGCGCGGATCGATCTGCCTGGCCATCGAGGCGCCGGAGGACAGCGTGCGGGAGATCGAGCGCTGGGCCGGCCATCCGTACATGGCGCAGATCCTGATCAAGGCCGAGCCGCGGCCGTCGTGGGGCGACCCGAAGTACGACCCGATCTGGGCGGCGGCCGCCAAACACGACATCACGGTGAGCTGCCATCTGTCCCGCAGCCACCACGAGGAGCTGCCCATGCCGCCGGTCGGCATGCCCAGCTACAACCACGACTTCATGGTCACCTACTCGCTGCTGGCCGTGAACCAGGTGATGAGCCTGATCTTCGACGGTGTCTTCGACCGCTTCCCCAACCTGCGGGTGGTGTTCGTCGAGCACGCCTTCACCTGGATCCTGCCGCTGATGTGGCGGATGGACGCGATCTACGAGGCCCGCAAGTCCTGGCTGGAGATCAAGCGCAAGCCGAGCGAATACGTCAAGGACCACATCAAGTTCACCACCCAGCCGCTGGACTACCCCGAGGACAAGACCGAGCTGACCCGGGCGCTGGAGTGGATGGAGTGCGAGAAGATCCTGCTGTTCTCCTCGGATTACCCGCACTGGACGTTCGATGATCCGCGGTGGCTGGTCAAGCACCTGCCCGAGCACGCCCGCGAAGCGGTGATGTTCCGCAACGGCATCGAAACCTACAAGCTGCCGGAGACGGTGCCGGCGCTCGAAGGCCAGACCCGGGTGTTCTGA
- a CDS encoding Rieske (2Fe-2S) protein, whose amino-acid sequence MTAEQRSAPQQNTPRESTRQSPGQNGSQPKRLAQGREHVVAKVDEIPPGTHKLVPIGRHGVGVYNVNGTFYAIANYCPHEGGPLCSGRPRGRTIVDDSVPGNAVMVRDMEFIYCPWHQWGFELATGTTAVKPEWSIRTYPVRVVGDEVLVTA is encoded by the coding sequence ATGACAGCAGAGCAGAGATCGGCACCCCAACAGAACACGCCCCGGGAGAGCACCCGGCAGAGCCCCGGCCAGAACGGTTCGCAGCCGAAGCGGCTGGCGCAGGGACGGGAGCACGTCGTCGCCAAGGTCGACGAAATCCCGCCCGGCACACACAAACTCGTGCCGATTGGTCGGCACGGAGTCGGCGTCTACAACGTCAACGGCACGTTCTACGCCATCGCGAACTACTGCCCGCACGAGGGCGGGCCGCTGTGCTCGGGACGTCCCCGCGGCCGGACCATCGTCGACGACAGCGTGCCCGGCAACGCGGTGATGGTGCGCGACATGGAGTTCATCTACTGCCCGTGGCACCAGTGGGGTTTCGAACTCGCCACCGGAACGACCGCGGTCAAACCCGAGTGGAGCATTCGCACATATCCGGTCCGGGTCGTCGGCGACGAGGTCCTCGTCACCGCGTGA
- a CDS encoding alpha/beta fold hydrolase, translated as MATTTRNQTVEVNGGNVVYEILGDRGDFIVLTPGGRFSKDIPGLRPLAEALVDGGYRVLLWDRPNCGASDVQFYGESESHMRAETLYGLLRALDIGPCHIAGGSGGARDSMLFTMLYPDMVTRLVVWNIVGGVYGSFVLGGHYVVPSILAVRGLGIKGLLSVPEWRERIDANPANEQRFLALDADEFLKVMRRWLNAYVPKPGQTIPGVVDEMFENITVPTLIIRGGENDWDHPKRTSLEVHCLIKGSTLIDPPWPEDAWERAGEKMAQSGGKNFCLFDTWVQAAPPILEFLDS; from the coding sequence GTGGCAACTACCACGCGCAATCAGACCGTCGAAGTCAACGGCGGCAATGTCGTCTACGAGATCCTCGGTGACCGAGGTGATTTCATCGTTCTGACACCGGGTGGCCGGTTCAGCAAGGACATTCCGGGGCTGCGCCCACTGGCCGAGGCGCTGGTGGACGGTGGCTACCGGGTGCTGCTGTGGGACCGGCCCAACTGCGGCGCCTCGGATGTGCAGTTCTACGGCGAGAGCGAATCACACATGCGCGCCGAGACACTGTACGGCCTGTTGCGGGCGCTGGACATCGGGCCGTGCCACATCGCCGGCGGATCCGGCGGCGCCCGTGACTCGATGCTGTTCACCATGCTCTACCCGGACATGGTCACCAGGCTGGTGGTGTGGAACATCGTCGGCGGCGTGTACGGCAGTTTCGTGCTCGGCGGTCACTATGTGGTGCCGAGCATCCTGGCGGTGCGCGGACTTGGCATCAAGGGCCTGTTGAGCGTGCCGGAGTGGCGTGAACGCATCGACGCGAACCCTGCCAACGAGCAGCGCTTCCTGGCACTGGACGCCGACGAGTTCCTCAAGGTGATGCGTCGGTGGCTCAACGCCTACGTACCGAAGCCCGGCCAGACCATTCCCGGTGTGGTCGACGAGATGTTCGAGAACATCACCGTGCCCACCCTGATCATCCGCGGCGGTGAGAACGACTGGGACCACCCCAAGCGCACCTCCCTGGAGGTGCACTGCCTGATCAAGGGTTCGACCCTGATCGACCCGCCCTGGCCGGAGGACGCCTGGGAACGGGCCGGCGAGAAGATGGCCCAGAGCGGGGGCAAGAACTTCTGTCTGTTCGACACCTGGGTCCAGGCGGCTCCCCCGATCCTGGAGTTTCTGGACAGCTGA
- a CDS encoding NADH-ubiquinone oxidoreductase-F iron-sulfur binding region domain-containing protein, with protein MKSTAAPVDLTVAAWPGITPRLLGAGAEDGAAYAAAGGYRPLTDAPALLEQTELSGLSGRGGAAFPLATKLRSVADNGRRRATAPVVVANGEEGEPASVKDRWLLRNRPHLVLDGLRLAARVVGADRGYVYVSDPRAAAAVESALAEAPADSFDGLRVTPAIVDPGYVAGEETAAVRMLNGGPAKPTDKPPRPFEQGVDGRPTLVSNVETLANLVYVHRHGAEAFRSLGTPMSPGTFLATVTGAGRPPALYELPYGIAFTDLLAHHGVPAESVRGVLMGGYFAGLLNTDVLDATLDHESIRRLGSGLGCGAISILTDDCPVAVAAAVMDYFDRENAGQCGSCFNGTAAMAAVTGALRDGVATDEDLARLERWSVVLRGRGACGTLDGATNIAASLLRHFPQVVARHLDNSCETCRPGPFRAQRPYEVEAVTES; from the coding sequence ATGAAAAGCACCGCTGCGCCAGTCGATCTCACCGTCGCAGCCTGGCCGGGAATCACACCTCGGCTGCTCGGCGCCGGCGCTGAGGACGGCGCCGCCTACGCCGCGGCCGGCGGTTACCGGCCGCTGACCGACGCCCCGGCGCTGCTGGAACAGACCGAGCTGAGCGGTCTATCGGGTCGGGGCGGCGCGGCGTTTCCGCTCGCCACCAAACTGCGCAGCGTCGCCGACAACGGCCGCCGCCGCGCGACCGCGCCGGTGGTGGTCGCCAACGGTGAGGAGGGCGAACCGGCGTCGGTGAAAGACCGTTGGCTGCTGCGTAACCGGCCTCATCTGGTGCTCGACGGTCTGCGGCTCGCGGCCCGGGTCGTCGGCGCCGACCGGGGCTATGTGTACGTCTCCGATCCGCGGGCCGCCGCTGCGGTCGAGTCGGCACTGGCCGAGGCACCGGCGGACTCGTTCGACGGGCTGCGGGTGACGCCGGCGATCGTGGACCCGGGGTACGTCGCCGGTGAGGAGACCGCCGCGGTGCGGATGCTCAACGGCGGCCCGGCCAAGCCGACGGACAAGCCACCCCGGCCGTTCGAGCAGGGGGTGGATGGGCGGCCGACCCTGGTGAGCAACGTGGAGACACTGGCGAACCTGGTGTATGTGCACCGGCATGGAGCGGAGGCCTTCCGGTCGCTCGGCACCCCGATGTCACCGGGCACCTTCCTGGCCACCGTCACCGGTGCCGGGCGGCCGCCGGCGCTCTATGAGCTCCCCTACGGCATCGCGTTCACCGATCTGCTCGCCCACCATGGCGTGCCCGCCGAGTCGGTGCGCGGGGTGCTGATGGGCGGGTATTTCGCGGGGCTGCTGAACACCGATGTGCTCGACGCCACCCTCGACCACGAATCCATCCGCCGGCTCGGCAGCGGGCTGGGCTGCGGCGCGATCTCCATCCTCACCGATGACTGCCCGGTGGCGGTGGCCGCGGCGGTCATGGACTACTTCGACCGGGAGAACGCCGGACAGTGCGGATCGTGTTTCAACGGCACCGCCGCGATGGCCGCGGTGACCGGCGCCCTGCGCGACGGGGTCGCCACCGACGAGGATCTGGCCCGGCTGGAACGGTGGTCGGTGGTGCTGCGGGGTCGCGGCGCCTGCGGCACCCTCGACGGGGCCACCAACATCGCCGCCAGCCTGTTGCGGCACTTCCCGCAGGTGGTGGCGCGCCATCTGGACAACTCCTGTGAGACATGCCGGCCCGGCCCGTTCCGGGCGCAGCGACCCTACGAGGTGGAGGCGGTGACCGAATCATGA
- a CDS encoding ferredoxin has protein sequence MRIRLDRTICDGFGVCAKHAPGYFSLDDWGYASLIGDGTVPEQDRDAVMRALLDCPVHAIIKIADNRPEEPPASPASAPENETVGGLR, from the coding sequence ATGCGGATTCGTCTCGACCGCACGATCTGCGACGGCTTCGGTGTCTGCGCCAAACACGCGCCGGGGTACTTCTCGCTCGACGACTGGGGTTACGCCTCGTTGATCGGTGACGGCACGGTGCCCGAGCAGGACCGCGACGCCGTCATGCGGGCACTGCTCGACTGCCCCGTCCACGCCATCATCAAGATCGCCGACAACCGGCCGGAGGAACCGCCGGCGTCGCCCGCCTCGGCGCCGGAGAACGAGACCGTCGGGGGGCTGCGGTGA